A single region of the Candidatus Hydrogenedentota bacterium genome encodes:
- a CDS encoding glycosyltransferase has translation MSSDSPTLSVVLPIYNEQAALDSLFERLTTTLDATGMAWEVVAVDDGSTDGSRELLRAHRARDPRIRVVVLVRNFGQSPALYAGFSRARGRFVVMLDADLQNPPEDIPRLVEKLEQGYDMVSGRRATRQDSFFRTAPSRWLNRYISAVTRVPLSDHGCAIKAFRRELVDRMLTLTHRCRYLPADAAMLGGRVTEIDVSHAGRPHGQSKYGPIKLIRTAFDLITSVTAAPLQAIGLFGWFLAGIGFLMSLWVAYVRVTQGDINQMGTVVAVFFFLSGCQLVATGLMCEYISRIYIEVQARPYYVIQEELE, from the coding sequence CCACGTTGTCTGTCGTCCTGCCCATCTACAATGAGCAGGCGGCCCTGGATTCGCTCTTTGAGCGCCTTACCACCACCCTGGACGCGACGGGGATGGCTTGGGAAGTTGTCGCTGTGGACGATGGGAGTACGGATGGCAGCCGGGAGCTGTTGCGGGCGCACCGGGCCCGGGATCCGCGGATCCGGGTGGTGGTTCTGGTGCGCAATTTCGGCCAGAGCCCCGCGCTCTACGCGGGATTTTCGCGGGCGCGCGGGCGCTTTGTTGTCATGTTGGACGCGGACCTGCAAAACCCGCCGGAGGATATCCCCCGCCTGGTGGAGAAGCTGGAGCAAGGGTACGACATGGTCAGCGGGCGGCGCGCCACCCGCCAGGACAGCTTCTTTCGGACGGCTCCGTCGCGCTGGCTGAACCGCTACATCAGCGCCGTGACCCGGGTGCCCCTGAGCGACCACGGCTGCGCCATCAAGGCCTTTCGCCGCGAACTCGTGGACCGCATGCTGACCCTGACGCATCGCTGCCGCTATCTTCCGGCGGATGCGGCGATGCTGGGCGGGCGCGTGACTGAGATCGACGTTTCCCATGCCGGCCGCCCGCACGGCCAGAGTAAATACGGGCCAATTAAACTCATCCGGACGGCCTTCGACCTGATCACGAGTGTCACCGCCGCGCCGCTTCAGGCCATCGGGCTTTTCGGCTGGTTCCTCGCCGGTATTGGGTTCCTCATGAGCCTCTGGGTTGCGTATGTGCGGGTCACGCAGGGCGATATCAACCAGATGGGCACGGTGGTCGCCGTGTTCTTCTTCCTCTCCGGATGCCAGCTCGTGGCCACGGGTCTCATGTGCGAGTACATCAGCCGTATTTATATCGAGGTGCAGGCCCGGCCCTACTACGTCATTCAGGAGGAACTGGAGTGA